AACCCGGTGGCAGTGGACCCGGACCCGAACCTGCGCGCCGAGGCCGAGAAGCGTGGGTGGCCGGTCATCAGTCTGCGCGACTGAAAACGCCCCCCTGTAGGAGCGAGCTTGCTCGCGATGGCGGTGGGTCAGTCAACCATTATGTGACTGACACAATGCTATCGCGAGCAAGCTCGCTCCTACAGGGGAGGTGTACGCTTCAGACGGGTTTAGCGCCCATCAACCCGGCAATGGCGATAAAGCAGACAAAACTGAACACCGCCAGCGCCAGGCTGAATTTGCCCACGCCGCCCGGGGTCTTGCGCAGCTTGTTCAGGCGCACCAGCAACCAGAACCACGCCAGCGCCGCCACGGTGTAGAGCACGCTGGAGGCCAGCAGCCAGGTCTGGCCCAGTGGCCAGCCCACCCGATGCACCATCCCCCAGCCGGTGAATGGCAAGCTCAACAGCGCCAGCCCCATCACCAGCCAGACGAACACCCGTGGCCGTTGCAACGTGCGGCTGGCCGCTGTGGCATCGCCACTGCGCCGCGTGCGCCAGACCCAGATCGCCAGGCCCAACGCACTGAGCAACACCAGCGCCGTGGCCACGACATGCGCCATTTTCAGGGCGGTCAACGTTTCCATGGTTCGATTTCCTTATGCGTTGCCCATCAGCGTAGCCGTTCAGCCAAGAAACAGCTGATAGGCCGGGTTGTCGCTTTCGTCCCAGTACGGATAGCCGATTTCCTCGAGCGCGGCCGGCACCAGATGGCGCTCGTCGTGCGGCACCTGCAGGCCGGCGACCACCCGGCCGTCGGCCGCACCATGGTTGCGATAGTGGAACATCGAGATGTTCCAGCGCCCGCCCAGCTTATTGAGGAAGTTGAACAACGCGCCCGGCCGTTCCGGAAATTCGAAGCGCAGCACCACTTCATCGACGACCTGGGCCGCGCGACCGCCGACCATGTGGCGGATGTGCAACTTGGCCAGCTCGTTGTCGGTCAGGTCCAGCACCGGGAATCCCTGCTCGGTGAGGCTGGCGATCAGCGCGCTGCGCGGATCGTTCTCCGGGTGGGTCTGCACACCGACAAAGATGTGCGCTTCGCTGCCGGTGTTGTAGCGATAGTTGAACTCGGTGATCTGGCGCTTGCCGATGGCCTCGCAGAACGCCTTGAAGCTGCCTGGCTTCTCCGGGATGGTCACGGCGATGATGGCCTCGCGACCTTCACCCAGCTCGGCGCGCTCGGCGACGTGGCGCAGGCGGTCGAAGTTGACGTTGGCGCCGGAGTCGATGGCCACGAAGGTATGCCCGCTGACGCCATGCTGCTCAACGTACTTCTTGATCCCGGCCACGCCCAGGGCGCCGGCAGGTTCGGTGATCGAGCGGGTATCGTCGTAGATATCCTTGATCGCCGCGCAAATCTCGTCGGTGCTGACGGTGATCACTTCATCGACGTAGTCTTTGCAGATATCGAAGGTGTGCTGGCCGATCTGCGCCACGGCCACGCCGTCGGCAAAGATGCCCACGGTCGGCAGCACCACGCGCTCGCCGGCCGCCATGGCCGCTTGCAGGCAGTTGGAGTCATCCGGCTCGACGCCAATGATTTTGATCTCCGGGCGCAGGTACTTGGCGTACGCCGCGATGCCGGCAATCAAGCCACCGCCGCCCACGGGGACGAAGATCGCATCCAGGCGCCCCGGCTGCTGGCGCAGGATTTCCATCGCCACGGTGCCCTGCCCCGCGATGGTGTGCGGATCATCGTAGGGGTGGATGTAGACGTAGCCCTTTTCGTCGACCAGTTTGAGCGAATAGGCCAGGGCTTCCGGGAACGAATCGCCGTGCAGCACCACTTTGCCGCCGCGCGAACGCACGCCCTCGACCTTGATTTCCGGGGTGGTCTTGGGCATGACGATGGTGGCTTTCACGCCCAGCACTTTCGCCGCCAGGGCCAGGCCCTGCGCATGGTTACCGGCGGACGCGGTGACCACGCCACGCGCGCGCTCAGCATCGCTCAGTTGCGTGAGCTTGTTGTAGGCCCCGCGAATCTTGAACGAGAACACCGGCTGCAAGTCTTCGCGCTTGAGCAAAATACTGTTGCCCAGCCGCTCGGAGAGCTGGCGGGCAGTCTGCAAAGGGGTTTCTACGGCAACGTCATAAACGCGCGAGGTGAGGATCTTCTTGACGTACTGTTCGAGCATCGGAAAGCATCACTGGGCGGGTTGGGCGGAACCGGGGAGTCTAACCCGCATTTCGGCCATGCGACCACACGAATGACGAGGTTTTAACCCGGCATGGCGCTATAATGCGGGCCTTTCCGTCTACCCTTGCCCGCTTTCGGAGCCCGCATGACCCAGGATCAACTCAAACAGGCCGTGGCCCAGGCTGCCGTCGACTTCATCCTCCCGAAACTCGATGACAAGAGCATCGTCGGGGTCGGCACCGGCTCCACCGCCAATTGCTTCATCGACGCCCTGGCCCAGCACAAGGGCGCCTTCGACGGCGCGGTCGCCAGCTCCGAAGCCACCGCCGCGCGCCTCAAGGGCCATGGCATCCCGGTGTATGAGCTCAATACCGTCAGCGACCTGGAGTTCTACGTCGACGGCGCCGACGAAAGCGACGAGCACCTGAACCTGATCAAGGGCGGCGGCGCCGCCCTGACCCGCGAGAAGATCGTCGCCGCCGTGGCCAAGACCTTCATCTGCATCGCCGATGCCAGCAAGCTGGTGCCGGTACTGGGCAACTTCCCGCTGCCGGTGGAAGTGATCCCGATGGCCCGCAGCCACGTGGCCCGCCAGCTGGTCAAGCTGGGCGGCGACCCGGTCTACCGCGAAGGCGTGGTCACCGACAACGGCAACATCATCCTCGATGTGTTCAACATGCAGATCACCAACCCGGTGGAGCTGGAAACGCAGATCAACGCCATCGTCGGCGTGGTCACCAACGGCCTGTTCGCGGCGCGGCCGGCGGATTTGTTGCTGCTGGGTACCAGTGAAGGGGTGAAAACCCTGAAGGCGCAGTAAGCCTCACCGATATACCCTCTGTAGGAGCGAGCATGCTCGCGAAGGAATGCTCAGGCAACGCTGGTAGCCTGACACCCCTCGGTGCCTAAGCCACCATCGCGAGCATGCTCGCTCCTACAGTAGTTCTGGGTTCTCAGGGTTTTTTGAAGACGTAGAACAGATTCGGCTCGCTCACCAGGTACAACGTGCCGTCGTCATCCATGGCGATGCCCTCCGCCTGGGGCACGGTCTTCTTCAGGCCCTGGCGGCCCTTGCTCAGTGACATGGTGCTCAACGGGCGTCCGTCCACATCCAGTTCCAGAATCAGTCGCGACTCGTCGGACAGCGCCAGCAGATGGCCGCTGCGCTCGTCGTATTGCAGGCTCGACAGGTCCCGCACGAACATCCCGGCATCGCGCTTGGGGTTGTTGATCACGTGCACAGCGTAGGATTTTTCCGGGTTGTAATGCGGAAATCCCAACACCTCGTAAATCAACATCGGGTCGCGTTCCTTGGCGACAAACAAGCGCTTGCCCACCGAATCGTAGGCCAGGCCTTCGAACCCCTTGTTCCCGCTCATGTGCACGCCAAGCGTCATCTGCTCGGCCTCCGCGGCGTCGAGGAAGGTGGTGTCGTGCTCAAGGTGAATCTTGATCAGCCGCTGCTGGCTCTCATCGGTGACCACATAGGTATCGGCGCTGATGAACTCCACGGCCTCCGGATCGCCGAAACCGATCAGCGCGACACGCCGGATGATCTGCCCTTGCAGTGAAAGCTCGATCAGTTCGGAGTTTTTGTTGGTCACGGTGAACAGGCTTTTGCGCACCGGATCGAAGGTCAGCGCCGACACATCGTCGTCCAGGCCTTCGATGGCGCGGCCCTCGATCGCGACTTGGTAACGATCCAGCCCGATGGAGCGGGCACTCTCCGGCTGCCAAAGCGTGTGCAGGTTGAACCAGGCGCGCTCGAACAGGCGCAGGTACTGGCCCACCGCGACCAGCACGAGCAGCGTGATCGCCAACAGGATCAGAATCAGGGGTTTGGGACGGGCAAATCGACGCATGCGGGCAAGCTCGGAATCAGGACAGCTGGATGAAATACCACGGCAGTCTGAATTCAAGCTTAATGGCCATTAGCCTTGGCCTACAACTGAGCGTCGCGCCTTCCTACAATGTTTGGCCGAAGGGCGCCCATCAGTGCTGCTTTTCGAAACGATAGAACAGGTTGGGTTCGCTGACCATGTACAAGGTGCCCGCCTCATCCATGGTCACGCCTTCGGCGCGCGGGATTGTCTTTTTCAAACCGTTGAAGCCGCCGAGCAAGGTCATGAAGCTGACCTGCTCGCCCTTTTCGTCCAGCTCCAGTAACAGGTGGGAGTCGGCCGACAACACCAGCGTGTGCCGGGTGCGCGGGTCGATGGCCAGGGCCGAGAGGTTGCGGATGTCCAGCTCGTCACTGGCCAGCTTCTGCTTGTCACCGGTCAGTGTCTGGCCGTCGGTACTTTTCCAGATGAACAGGGCCGCCGGACGCTCCTCACCCAGCAGCATGTACTGGTTGTGCGCATCCCAGACCACCGCTTCAAAGGCCTTGTTCTGATCTTCGGACGGGCCGAGGTCATATTTCGGGAAGTTGGCGATGTTCAACTCGCGGGTATCGGCGTCGACCTTGACGATGGTCAGCGAATGCTCGCGCTCATCGACAATGGCCAGCAGGCCGTTGCCCATGACCGTCACCCCTTCCGGGTTGGCCCAGCCCACCAGCGGCATCTTGCGCAGTACGTCACCCTGCAAGGTCAGCTCGACCAGGAACGGGTTCTTGCCCATGACCGCGAACAGGGTCTTGGTCTGAGGGTCGTAGGCCAGGTCGGACGCTTCGTCCTTTTCCATGCCCGGCAACACCTTGGCATCAATCACCGCGTGATAATCCGGCAGCCAGATACTTTCCTGGCGCTCGGCCGGGCTTTCGAAACGCTCCATCACCCAAAGCAGGCCACGGTCATCCCAGTGCATGGCAAACGCCAAGCCATAGCCGGCGGCAGCCGCCAGCAAAAGCCAGGAATACCAGCGCATGAAAAAGCGTGGGCGACGGGCAGACTTGAGCGTAGGCAGCGGTTGGGTGGCCATCGGGGGATGCGTTCCAGAAATTCAGGCTAGAGGTAATAGCACAATTGGGACCGGCTCAGATGCCGTAAACCCTGGAATTATCCAGACGAGATGTGAAAAAAATGGCAAATGGCGGGTTTGTCTTGTTATTCACGCCCCCCAAGCTCGCTCCCACAAGGACACCACCAGACCTGTAGGAGCGAGCAAGCTCGCGATGAACGCCAGAACACCGCGGGGTGTCAGGGGACGAAGTTAGCGCACAGTGCTGGTGAAGCGGCTGGCGCCTGGCAGCTCCAGGACCAGCTCGTCACCGACGTTCAGCGGGCCGACGCCCACCGGGGTGCCGGTGAGGATCACGTCGCCGGCCTGCAGCGAGAAGCAGCCCGCCATGTGCTGGATCATCGGCACGATGGGGTTGAGCATGGCGCTGCTGTTGCCGTCCTGGCGCACTTGCCCGTTGATGGTCAGGCGAATGCCGATGTCGGTCAGGTCAGCGAAGCTGCTGCCCACCACGAACGGGGCGATCACCGCCGCGCCGTCGAAGGACTTGGCGATTTCCCACGGCAGGCCCTTGGATTTCAGCTCGGCCTGCTTGTCGCGCAGGGTCAGGTCCAGGGCTGGCGCAAAACCGGAAATGGCGTCCAGCACTTCTTCACGGCTGGGCTTGGTCGACAGCGGTTTGCCGATCAACACGGCGATTTCCGCTTCGTAATGCACCGAACCGCGCTCGGTGGGAATGCTGAAACCGCCTTCCAGCGGCACCACACAACTGCCCGGCTTGATGAACAGCAGAGGCTCCGTCGGAACCGGGTTGTCCAGCTCCTTGGCGTGTTCGGCGTAGTTGCGCCCGATGCACACCACCTTGCCCAATGGAAAGTGGATGCGCGTGCCGTCGACATACTGGTGCTGATAGCTCATTACCGACTCCTGGTTCTTGGCTCTTATGTGCTGAATTCAAACAGCGAAAATCTTGCCCGGGTTCATGATGCCGTTCGGATCGAACACCGCCTTGAGCGCTTTCATGTACTCGATCTCAACCGGTGAGCGGCTGTAGGTCAAGTAGTCGCGCTTGACCAGCCCCACGCCGTGCTCGGCGGAAATCGAACCGTTGTACTGCTCGACGGTTTCGAACACCCGCTTGTTGACCGTCGCGCAGCGGGCGAAAAACTCGTCCTTGTCCAGATCTTCCGGCTTGAGGATGTTCAGGTGCAGGTTGCCGTCACCAATGTGGCCGTACCAGACCACTTCGAAATCCGGGTAGTCTTCTGCGACGATCGCGTCAATTTCCTGCAAAAACGCCGTAACTTTCGACACAGTGACTGAAATATCGTTTTTGTACGGCGTGCGGTGGGAGATGGTCTCGGAGATGTACTCGCGCAACTTCCACAGGTTCTGCAACTGGGTCTGGTTCTGGCTCATCACGCCGTCCAGCACCCAGCCCTGCTCGACACAGTTTTCGAAGATTTCCAGGGCCAGGTTGGCCACTTCCTCAGTGGTCGCCTCGAATTCCAGCAGGGCGTAGAACGGGCATTCGGTGTCGAACGGCGACGGCACATCGCCGCGGGCCATGACGTTGGCCAGGGCCTTGTCGGAAAAGAACTCGAAAGCGGTCAGGTCGAGCTTGCCGTGGAAGGCGTGCAACACCGGCATGATCGAGTCGAGATCGGCGGTGCCGAGCACCATGGCCGTGAGGTTCTTCGGCGCACGGTCCAGGCGCATGGTCGCCTCGACCACAAAGCCCAGGGTGCCTTCGGCGCCGATGAACAACTGGCGCATGTCGTAGCCGGTGGCGTTCTTGATCAGGTCGTGGTTCAGCTCCAGCAGGTCGCCCTTGCCGGTCACCACCTTCATGCCCGCCACCCAGTTGCGGGTCATGCCATAGCGAATCACCTTGATCCCGCCGGCATTGGTGCCGATATTGCCGCCAATCTGGCTGGAACCCGCGGACGCGAAATCCACCGGGTAATACAGGCCCTTTTCCTCGGCGACGTTCTGCAGATGCTCGGTCACCACCCCCGGCTGGCACACGGCGGTGCGGTCGGTCAGGTTCACGTCGAGGATCTGGTTCATGTAGTCGAACGACACCACCACTTCACCATTGGCCGCCACCGCAGCGGCGGACAGCCCGGTGCGACCGCCGGAAGGCACCAGCGCCACCTTGTGCTGGTTGGCCCAACGAACGATGGCCTGCACCTGTTCGATGGTCTTGGGGAACACGATGGCCGTGGGCGCCGGGGCGAATTGCTTGGTCCAGTCCTTGCCGTAGGTATTCAGGGAGTCGGCATCAAGCAACACCTTGCCTGGCTCGACCAAGGTCTTCAGTTCTTCAATCTGGGCAGGACTGGTCATCGACAGAACTCTCGAACAATTCATGGTCATCCTGAGAACGCTTCACGTCGCAGGAACGGGTGTTTAGCGGGTCGCTATGCTAGCATACCGACCCCGCAGCTCAGTGCCCAACGGCCCCGATGCGGCGACGGCAGATTTGTCGTCCGGGTCAGCGTCTGTTGACCATTTCCTGCCATTTTTCTCCGGGATACAGGTTTACGCAGATGAGCAAGACTTCTCTCGATAAGAGCAAGATCAAGTTCCTTCTTCTCGAAGGCGTCCACCAATCGGCTGTCGACGTCCTCAAGTCGTCCGGCTACACCAATATCGAGTACCTCACCGGTTCTCTGCCGGAAGCTCAGCTGAAGGAAAAGATCGCCGATGCTCACTTCATCGGCATTCGCTCCCGCACTCAATTGACTGAAGAAATCTTCGATCACGCGAAGAAGCTCGTCGCAGTCGGTTGCTTCTGCATCGGCACCAATCAGGTCGACCTGAACGCGGCCCGCGAGCGCGGTATCGCCGTGTTCAACGCGCCGTACTCCAACACCCGCTCCGTCGCCGAGCTGGTGCTGGCCGAAGCGATCCTGTTGCTGCGCGGCATCCCTGAGAAGAACGCTTCCTGCCACCGTGGCGGCTGGATCAAGAGCGCGGCCAACTCCTTCGAGATCCGTGGCAAGAAGCTGGGCATCGTCGGTTATGGCTCGATCGGTACGCAGTTGTCGGTCCTGGCCGAAGGCCTGGGCATGCAGGTGTACTTCTACGACACCGTGACCAAGCTGCCACTGGGTAACGCCACCCAGGTCGGCAACCTGCACGAACTGCTGGGCATGTCCGACATCGTCACCCTGCACGTTCCGGAAACCGCTGCGACCCAGTGGATGATCGGCGAGAAGGAAATCCGCGCCATCAAGAAAGGCGGCATCCTGATCAACGCCGCTCGCGGCACCGTGGTCGAACTGGACCACCTGGCAGCCGCCATCAAGGACAAGCACCTGATCGGCGCGGCCATCGACGTCTTCCCGGTGGAACCACGTTCCAACGACGAAGAGTTCGAAAGCCCGCTGCGTGGCCTGGACAACGTGATCCTGACCCCGCACATCGGTGGCTCCACCGCTGAAGCGCAAGCCAACATCGGTCTGGAAGTGGCGGAAAAACTGGTCAAGTACAGTGACAACGGTACCTCGGTATCGTCGGTGAACTTCCCGGAAGTGGCCCTGCCGGCTCACCCTGGCAAGCACCGCCTGCTGCACATCCACGAGAACATCCCGGGTGTGATGAGCGAGATCAACAAGGTCTTCGCCGAAAACGGCATCAACATCTCCGGTCAGTTCCTGCAGACCAACGAGAAAGTCGGTTACGTGGTGATCGACGTCGACGCCGAATACTCGGATCTGGCGCAAGAGAAACTGTCGCACATCAACGGCACTATTCGTTGCCGCGTGCTGTTCTAAGACAGCGACAAGCTGCAAGCTACAAGCTACAAGCCGAGATTTGCTTCGGCTTGTAGCCTGAGGCTTGAGGCTTGAGGCTTGCAGCTATAAAAAAAGGGAACCCCGGCGGGGTTCCCTTTTTTTATTCCACGTTGACGGTGATTTTCTTCGACACGATCGGCGGGTCGAACGCCATGTGATTCTTGTCGCCCAACTCCAGCTGCAAGGTGTGCTTGCCGGGGGCCAGTTTGATCTCGGCAAAGGTCTGGGCCTTGCCGAAGTGCATGTGGTTGGCGTCGGTCGGGACCACCGCGCCGGCCGGCACGATCTCCTT
This DNA window, taken from Pseudomonas sp. MYb118, encodes the following:
- a CDS encoding SdiA-regulated domain-containing protein, which translates into the protein MRRFARPKPLILILLAITLLVLVAVGQYLRLFERAWFNLHTLWQPESARSIGLDRYQVAIEGRAIEGLDDDVSALTFDPVRKSLFTVTNKNSELIELSLQGQIIRRVALIGFGDPEAVEFISADTYVVTDESQQRLIKIHLEHDTTFLDAAEAEQMTLGVHMSGNKGFEGLAYDSVGKRLFVAKERDPMLIYEVLGFPHYNPEKSYAVHVINNPKRDAGMFVRDLSSLQYDERSGHLLALSDESRLILELDVDGRPLSTMSLSKGRQGLKKTVPQAEGIAMDDDGTLYLVSEPNLFYVFKKP
- a CDS encoding SdiA-regulated domain-containing protein, whose amino-acid sequence is MATQPLPTLKSARRPRFFMRWYSWLLLAAAAGYGLAFAMHWDDRGLLWVMERFESPAERQESIWLPDYHAVIDAKVLPGMEKDEASDLAYDPQTKTLFAVMGKNPFLVELTLQGDVLRKMPLVGWANPEGVTVMGNGLLAIVDEREHSLTIVKVDADTRELNIANFPKYDLGPSEDQNKAFEAVVWDAHNQYMLLGEERPAALFIWKSTDGQTLTGDKQKLASDELDIRNLSALAIDPRTRHTLVLSADSHLLLELDEKGEQVSFMTLLGGFNGLKKTIPRAEGVTMDEAGTLYMVSEPNLFYRFEKQH
- the rpiA gene encoding ribose-5-phosphate isomerase RpiA; this encodes MTQDQLKQAVAQAAVDFILPKLDDKSIVGVGTGSTANCFIDALAQHKGAFDGAVASSEATAARLKGHGIPVYELNTVSDLEFYVDGADESDEHLNLIKGGGAALTREKIVAAVAKTFICIADASKLVPVLGNFPLPVEVIPMARSHVARQLVKLGGDPVYREGVVTDNGNIILDVFNMQITNPVELETQINAIVGVVTNGLFAARPADLLLLGTSEGVKTLKAQ
- the ilvA gene encoding threonine ammonia-lyase, biosynthetic; the encoded protein is MLEQYVKKILTSRVYDVAVETPLQTARQLSERLGNSILLKREDLQPVFSFKIRGAYNKLTQLSDAERARGVVTASAGNHAQGLALAAKVLGVKATIVMPKTTPEIKVEGVRSRGGKVVLHGDSFPEALAYSLKLVDEKGYVYIHPYDDPHTIAGQGTVAMEILRQQPGRLDAIFVPVGGGGLIAGIAAYAKYLRPEIKIIGVEPDDSNCLQAAMAAGERVVLPTVGIFADGVAVAQIGQHTFDICKDYVDEVITVSTDEICAAIKDIYDDTRSITEPAGALGVAGIKKYVEQHGVSGHTFVAIDSGANVNFDRLRHVAERAELGEGREAIIAVTIPEKPGSFKAFCEAIGKRQITEFNYRYNTGSEAHIFVGVQTHPENDPRSALIASLTEQGFPVLDLTDNELAKLHIRHMVGGRAAQVVDEVVLRFEFPERPGALFNFLNKLGGRWNISMFHYRNHGAADGRVVAGLQVPHDERHLVPAALEEIGYPYWDESDNPAYQLFLG
- a CDS encoding fumarylacetoacetate hydrolase family protein, whose translation is MSYQHQYVDGTRIHFPLGKVVCIGRNYAEHAKELDNPVPTEPLLFIKPGSCVVPLEGGFSIPTERGSVHYEAEIAVLIGKPLSTKPSREEVLDAISGFAPALDLTLRDKQAELKSKGLPWEIAKSFDGAAVIAPFVVGSSFADLTDIGIRLTINGQVRQDGNSSAMLNPIVPMIQHMAGCFSLQAGDVILTGTPVGVGPLNVGDELVLELPGASRFTSTVR
- a CDS encoding DUF2269 domain-containing protein, with amino-acid sequence METLTALKMAHVVATALVLLSALGLAIWVWRTRRSGDATAASRTLQRPRVFVWLVMGLALLSLPFTGWGMVHRVGWPLGQTWLLASSVLYTVAALAWFWLLVRLNKLRKTPGGVGKFSLALAVFSFVCFIAIAGLMGAKPV
- a CDS encoding FAD-binding oxidoreductase, which produces MTSPAQIEELKTLVEPGKVLLDADSLNTYGKDWTKQFAPAPTAIVFPKTIEQVQAIVRWANQHKVALVPSGGRTGLSAAAVAANGEVVVSFDYMNQILDVNLTDRTAVCQPGVVTEHLQNVAEEKGLYYPVDFASAGSSQIGGNIGTNAGGIKVIRYGMTRNWVAGMKVVTGKGDLLELNHDLIKNATGYDMRQLFIGAEGTLGFVVEATMRLDRAPKNLTAMVLGTADLDSIMPVLHAFHGKLDLTAFEFFSDKALANVMARGDVPSPFDTECPFYALLEFEATTEEVANLALEIFENCVEQGWVLDGVMSQNQTQLQNLWKLREYISETISHRTPYKNDISVTVSKVTAFLQEIDAIVAEDYPDFEVVWYGHIGDGNLHLNILKPEDLDKDEFFARCATVNKRVFETVEQYNGSISAEHGVGLVKRDYLTYSRSPVEIEYMKALKAVFDPNGIMNPGKIFAV
- the serA gene encoding phosphoglycerate dehydrogenase, which codes for MSKTSLDKSKIKFLLLEGVHQSAVDVLKSSGYTNIEYLTGSLPEAQLKEKIADAHFIGIRSRTQLTEEIFDHAKKLVAVGCFCIGTNQVDLNAARERGIAVFNAPYSNTRSVAELVLAEAILLLRGIPEKNASCHRGGWIKSAANSFEIRGKKLGIVGYGSIGTQLSVLAEGLGMQVYFYDTVTKLPLGNATQVGNLHELLGMSDIVTLHVPETAATQWMIGEKEIRAIKKGGILINAARGTVVELDHLAAAIKDKHLIGAAIDVFPVEPRSNDEEFESPLRGLDNVILTPHIGGSTAEAQANIGLEVAEKLVKYSDNGTSVSSVNFPEVALPAHPGKHRLLHIHENIPGVMSEINKVFAENGINISGQFLQTNEKVGYVVIDVDAEYSDLAQEKLSHINGTIRCRVLF